One genomic window of Nicotiana sylvestris chromosome 10, ASM39365v2, whole genome shotgun sequence includes the following:
- the LOC104247943 gene encoding putative protease Do-like 14 isoform X2 — MKRFLKKLSDCGDKSFIPLLALAAAGSTVVFTGNDTSSKVHFRINFGFSTATFKRYFDIALDVFERQSSSSCFSCRGSIATLTGLDPPENVKKEGSGEDGDDEKKHKCCNCFGRDTIANAAAAVGPAVVNISVSRGFHGLSAGRSIGSGTIIDADGTILTCAHVVDFQGLSISSKGKVDVTLQDGRVFEGTVVNADLHSDIAIVKIKSKTPLPTAKLGTSNMLRPGDWVVAMGCPLSLQNTITAGIVSCVDRKSSDLGLGGMRREYLQTDCAINAGNSGGPLVNVDGEVIGVNIMKVLAADGLGFAVPIDSVTKIIDHFKKRGRVIRPWLGLKMLDLNDMVVAQLQERDPSFPKVNKGVLVSMVTPGSPADRAGFHPSDVVVEFDGKPVGSIKEIIDIMGENLGKQLKAVVKRANNATATLTVIPEEANPDM, encoded by the exons ATGAAACGGTTTCTG AAAAAATTATCAGATTGCGGCGACAAATCCTTCATTCCTTTATTAGCTTTGGCAGCAGCTGGATCAACAGTAGTTTTTACTGGCAACGACACCAGTTCAA AGGTCCATTTCAGGATCAATTTCGGTTTCAGTACCGCAACCTTTAAAAGATACTTTGACATTGCATTGGACGTATTTGAAAGACAAAGTTCTTCGTCCTGCTTTTCTTGCCGGGGATCCATCGCAACTTT AACTGGTTTGGACCCACCTGAGAATGTGAAGAAAGAAGGTAGTGGGGAAGATGGAGATGATGAGAAGAAACATAAATGTTGTAATTGTTTCGGACGAGATACTATTGCCAATGCAGCTGCTGCCGTTGGTCCTGCTGTTGTTAATATTTCTGTTTCAAGGG GCTTTCACGGGTTGAGCGCTGGAAGGAGTATAGGATCAGGAACTATAATTGATGCTGACGGCActattttgacttgtgctcatgtGGTCGATTTTCAAGGCTTGAGTATTTCATCAAAAGGAAAG GTTGATGTGACTTTGCAAGATGGCCGTGTATTTGAGGGTACTGTGGTCAATGCCGATCTACATTCTGATATTGCAATTGTAAAGATAAAATCCAAAACTCCACTTCCAACTGCCAAACTTGGCACTTCAAACATGCTTCGCCCTGGGGATTGGGTGGTGGCTATGGGTTGCCCCCTCTCCCTTCAAAATACAATTACAGCAGGCATTGTGAG CTGTGTCGATCGTAAAAGTAGTGATCTTGGACTTGGGGGCATGCGGCGAGAGTATTTACAGACTGATTGTGCTATTAATGCC GGCAATTCTGGAGGACCTCTTGTAAATGTCGACGGAGAAGTAATCGGAGTTAATATCATGAAAGTATTGGCAGCTGATGGTTTGGGCTTTGCTGTACCAATTGATTCTGTTACCAAGATTATAGATCACTTCAAGAAAAGGGG GAGAGTTATTCGACCTTGGTTGGGTTTGAAAATGCTCGATCTTAATGATATGGTTGTTGCACAGCTTCAGGAAAGAGATCCATCTTTTCCAAAAGTCAACAAGGGAGTTCTTGTATCAATG GTGACTCCAGGGTCCCCTGCTGATCGTGCTGGATTTCACCCTAGTGACGTGGTTGTTGAATTTGATGGAAAGCCTGTTGGGAGTATAAAGGAG ATCATTGATATAATGGGCGAAAACCTTGGAAAACAATTGAAAGCTGTGGTGAAAAGAGCGAATAATGCTACTGCCACCTTGACTGTGATTCCAGAAGAAGCCAATCCTGACATGTGA
- the LOC104247943 gene encoding putative protease Do-like 14 isoform X1, with product MKRFLKKLSDCGDKSFIPLLALAAAGSTVVFTGNDTSSRSISVSVPQPLKDTLTLHWTYLKDKVLRPAFLAGDPSQLCIVPLSFARTGLDPPENVKKEGSGEDGDDEKKHKCCNCFGRDTIANAAAAVGPAVVNISVSRGFHGLSAGRSIGSGTIIDADGTILTCAHVVDFQGLSISSKGKVDVTLQDGRVFEGTVVNADLHSDIAIVKIKSKTPLPTAKLGTSNMLRPGDWVVAMGCPLSLQNTITAGIVSCVDRKSSDLGLGGMRREYLQTDCAINAGNSGGPLVNVDGEVIGVNIMKVLAADGLGFAVPIDSVTKIIDHFKKRGRVIRPWLGLKMLDLNDMVVAQLQERDPSFPKVNKGVLVSMVTPGSPADRAGFHPSDVVVEFDGKPVGSIKEIIDIMGENLGKQLKAVVKRANNATATLTVIPEEANPDM from the exons ATGAAACGGTTTCTG AAAAAATTATCAGATTGCGGCGACAAATCCTTCATTCCTTTATTAGCTTTGGCAGCAGCTGGATCAACAGTAGTTTTTACTGGCAACGACACCAGTTCAA GATCAATTTCGGTTTCAGTACCGCAACCTTTAAAAGATACTTTGACATTGCATTGGACGTATTTGAAAGACAAAGTTCTTCGTCCTGCTTTTCTTGCCGGGGATCCATCGCAACTTT GTATTGTCCCATTATCTTTTGCTAGAACTGGTTTGGACCCACCTGAGAATGTGAAGAAAGAAGGTAGTGGGGAAGATGGAGATGATGAGAAGAAACATAAATGTTGTAATTGTTTCGGACGAGATACTATTGCCAATGCAGCTGCTGCCGTTGGTCCTGCTGTTGTTAATATTTCTGTTTCAAGGG GCTTTCACGGGTTGAGCGCTGGAAGGAGTATAGGATCAGGAACTATAATTGATGCTGACGGCActattttgacttgtgctcatgtGGTCGATTTTCAAGGCTTGAGTATTTCATCAAAAGGAAAG GTTGATGTGACTTTGCAAGATGGCCGTGTATTTGAGGGTACTGTGGTCAATGCCGATCTACATTCTGATATTGCAATTGTAAAGATAAAATCCAAAACTCCACTTCCAACTGCCAAACTTGGCACTTCAAACATGCTTCGCCCTGGGGATTGGGTGGTGGCTATGGGTTGCCCCCTCTCCCTTCAAAATACAATTACAGCAGGCATTGTGAG CTGTGTCGATCGTAAAAGTAGTGATCTTGGACTTGGGGGCATGCGGCGAGAGTATTTACAGACTGATTGTGCTATTAATGCC GGCAATTCTGGAGGACCTCTTGTAAATGTCGACGGAGAAGTAATCGGAGTTAATATCATGAAAGTATTGGCAGCTGATGGTTTGGGCTTTGCTGTACCAATTGATTCTGTTACCAAGATTATAGATCACTTCAAGAAAAGGGG GAGAGTTATTCGACCTTGGTTGGGTTTGAAAATGCTCGATCTTAATGATATGGTTGTTGCACAGCTTCAGGAAAGAGATCCATCTTTTCCAAAAGTCAACAAGGGAGTTCTTGTATCAATG GTGACTCCAGGGTCCCCTGCTGATCGTGCTGGATTTCACCCTAGTGACGTGGTTGTTGAATTTGATGGAAAGCCTGTTGGGAGTATAAAGGAG ATCATTGATATAATGGGCGAAAACCTTGGAAAACAATTGAAAGCTGTGGTGAAAAGAGCGAATAATGCTACTGCCACCTTGACTGTGATTCCAGAAGAAGCCAATCCTGACATGTGA
- the LOC104247944 gene encoding acyl-CoA-binding domain-containing protein 4-like isoform X1 has translation MAMARGSSGLAYPERFHAAAAAYAGFDGSPPDPNSSKFSNEVALLLFALYQQAIVGPCKIPKPRSWSPVEQSKWTSWNGLGNMASTEAMRLFVKILEEEDPGWYSRASNFVSEPVIDGDMNHNPKAESIIENGNTFPETKTIPIENGNLSDAWDKDAVSESFGAVSVYDQWVSPPVSTPRLKARYEHGAAVIDDKMYIFGGNYNGRYLSDLQALDLKSWTWSRVEVKAAGGEASPVPVAPLAGHTLVPWEGTKLISIGGHMRNPSESVQVMVFDLQMHTWSTLKTYGKTPVSRGGHSVTLVGTSLVIFGGQDANRSLLNDLHILNLETMAWDEVDTLGMPPSPRSDHAATIHAERYLLVFGGGSHTACFNDLHVLDLQTMEWSRPTQQGEIPSPRAGHAGVAVGENWFIVGGGNNKSGVSETVVLNMSTLAWSVVTTVQGHVPLATEGLSLVLCSYNGEDIVVSFGGYNGRYNNEVSVLKPSHKSTFQSKVIETPADSVSAVQNATNATRDMESEYGMGQDGKITEIVMDNVESEPTVNKVEETSECLLAALKAEKEEVESSLSKEKLQTLQLKQDLTDAEAHNSDLYKELQSVRGQLAAEQSSCFKLEVDVAELRQKLQGMETLQKELELLRLQKAASEQALSAKQRQSSGGVWGWLAPPPPSQRDDA, from the exons GCAATTGTAGGACCTTGTAAGATTCCTAAGCCTAGAAGTTGGAGTCCAGTAGAACAAAGCAAATGGACAAG CTGGAATGGACTTGGTAACATGGCTTCCACTGAGGCAATGCGTCTCTTCGTAAAAATATTAGAG GAAGAAGATCCAGGTTGGTATTCCAGGGCCTCAAATTTTGTTTCAGAGCCTGTAATTGACGGAGATATGAAT CATAATCCAAAAGCTGAGTCAATTATTGAAAACGGAAATACTTTTCCTGAGACAAAAACTATTCCTATTGAAAATGGCAACTTGTCAGATGCTTGGGATAAAGATGCTGTATCAGAAAGTTTTGGTGCAGTTAGTGTATATGATCAATGGGTTTCACCTCCAGTATCTACTCCACGACTGAAAGCTCGATATGAG CATGGAGCTGCTGTTATTGATGATAAGATGTATATATTCGGGGGCAACTACAATGGGCGTTACCTTAGCGATCTCCAG GCTTTGGACTTGAAGAGTTGGACATGGTCTAGAGTTGAAGTTAAAGCAGCTGGTGGTGAGGCTTCTCCCGTACCAGTAGCTCCTTTGGCTGGTCACACCCTG gtACCATGGGAAGGAACTAAGCTCATATCAATTGGTGGACATATGAGAAATCCTTCTGAAAGTGTGCAAG TGATGGTGTTTGATCTGCAAATGCATACTTGGTCGACCTTGAAGACATATGGAAAGACACCG GTTTCCCGTGGAGGACATTCAGTAACCCTTGTAGGAACaagcttagtaatatttggtggACAAGATGCAAATCGATCTCTCCTGAATGATCTACACATTCTAAACTTAGAAACCATGGCCTGGGATGAAGTGGACACGCT GGGAATGCCTCCTTCTCCAAGGTCAGATCATGCTGCCACTATACATGCAGAGCGCTACCTTCTAGTTTTTGGTGGGGGCTCACACACTGCTTGCTTCAATGATCTGCATGTTCTTGACCTGCAAACT ATGGAGTGGTCAAGGCCTACTCAACAGGGTGAAATACCAAGTCCACGTGCCGGCCATGCTGGTGTAGCTGTTGGAGAGAATTGGTTTATTGTTGGGGGAGGCAACAACAAGAGCG GGGTCTCTGAAACTGTTGTGCTCAACATGTCTACTTTGGCTTGGTCAGTTGTAACAACTGTTCAAGGACATGTTCCTCTTGCCACTGAG GGCTTGAGCTTGGTCTTATGTTCATATAATGGTGAAGATATTGTAGTTTCTTTTGGAGGATACAATGGGCGATATAATAATGAG GTCAGCGTACTAAAACCAAGCCACAAGTCAACCTTTCAATCCAAAGTGATTGAGACTCCTGCAGATAGTGTTTCAGCAGTGCAGAATGCGACTAATGCCACAAGAGATATGGAATCAGAGTATGGAATGGGCCAAGACGGCAAAATAACGGAAATTGTGATGGACAACGTTGAGTCCGAGCCAACG GTGAATAAAGTTGAAGAAACTAGTGAATGTCTTTTAGCAGCTCTCAAAGCTGAGAAGGAAGAAGTAGAGTCATCTCTCAGCAAAGAGAAGTTGCAGACTCTCCAGCTGAAGCAAGACTTGACAGATGCCGAGGCTCACAACAGTGACCTTTACAAG GAACTCCAATCTGTACGAGGTCAACTTGCTGCTGAACAGTCGAGTTGTTTCAAACTTGAG GTTGATGTTGCGGAGCTAAGACAAAAGCTACAAGGAATGGAAACATTACAAAAAGAACTTGAGCTCCTGAGACTACAAAAGGCTGCTTCTGAGCAAGCCTTGAGCGCAAAGCAAAGGCAGAGCTCTGGTGGAGTGTGGGGATGGCTTgctcctcctcctcctagtcaACGAGATGATGCATGA
- the LOC104247944 gene encoding acyl-CoA-binding domain-containing protein 4-like isoform X2 codes for MASTEAMRLFVKILEEEDPGWYSRASNFVSEPVIDGDMNHNPKAESIIENGNTFPETKTIPIENGNLSDAWDKDAVSESFGAVSVYDQWVSPPVSTPRLKARYEHGAAVIDDKMYIFGGNYNGRYLSDLQALDLKSWTWSRVEVKAAGGEASPVPVAPLAGHTLVPWEGTKLISIGGHMRNPSESVQVMVFDLQMHTWSTLKTYGKTPVSRGGHSVTLVGTSLVIFGGQDANRSLLNDLHILNLETMAWDEVDTLGMPPSPRSDHAATIHAERYLLVFGGGSHTACFNDLHVLDLQTMEWSRPTQQGEIPSPRAGHAGVAVGENWFIVGGGNNKSGVSETVVLNMSTLAWSVVTTVQGHVPLATEGLSLVLCSYNGEDIVVSFGGYNGRYNNEVSVLKPSHKSTFQSKVIETPADSVSAVQNATNATRDMESEYGMGQDGKITEIVMDNVESEPTVNKVEETSECLLAALKAEKEEVESSLSKEKLQTLQLKQDLTDAEAHNSDLYKELQSVRGQLAAEQSSCFKLEVDVAELRQKLQGMETLQKELELLRLQKAASEQALSAKQRQSSGGVWGWLAPPPPSQRDDA; via the exons ATGGCTTCCACTGAGGCAATGCGTCTCTTCGTAAAAATATTAGAG GAAGAAGATCCAGGTTGGTATTCCAGGGCCTCAAATTTTGTTTCAGAGCCTGTAATTGACGGAGATATGAAT CATAATCCAAAAGCTGAGTCAATTATTGAAAACGGAAATACTTTTCCTGAGACAAAAACTATTCCTATTGAAAATGGCAACTTGTCAGATGCTTGGGATAAAGATGCTGTATCAGAAAGTTTTGGTGCAGTTAGTGTATATGATCAATGGGTTTCACCTCCAGTATCTACTCCACGACTGAAAGCTCGATATGAG CATGGAGCTGCTGTTATTGATGATAAGATGTATATATTCGGGGGCAACTACAATGGGCGTTACCTTAGCGATCTCCAG GCTTTGGACTTGAAGAGTTGGACATGGTCTAGAGTTGAAGTTAAAGCAGCTGGTGGTGAGGCTTCTCCCGTACCAGTAGCTCCTTTGGCTGGTCACACCCTG gtACCATGGGAAGGAACTAAGCTCATATCAATTGGTGGACATATGAGAAATCCTTCTGAAAGTGTGCAAG TGATGGTGTTTGATCTGCAAATGCATACTTGGTCGACCTTGAAGACATATGGAAAGACACCG GTTTCCCGTGGAGGACATTCAGTAACCCTTGTAGGAACaagcttagtaatatttggtggACAAGATGCAAATCGATCTCTCCTGAATGATCTACACATTCTAAACTTAGAAACCATGGCCTGGGATGAAGTGGACACGCT GGGAATGCCTCCTTCTCCAAGGTCAGATCATGCTGCCACTATACATGCAGAGCGCTACCTTCTAGTTTTTGGTGGGGGCTCACACACTGCTTGCTTCAATGATCTGCATGTTCTTGACCTGCAAACT ATGGAGTGGTCAAGGCCTACTCAACAGGGTGAAATACCAAGTCCACGTGCCGGCCATGCTGGTGTAGCTGTTGGAGAGAATTGGTTTATTGTTGGGGGAGGCAACAACAAGAGCG GGGTCTCTGAAACTGTTGTGCTCAACATGTCTACTTTGGCTTGGTCAGTTGTAACAACTGTTCAAGGACATGTTCCTCTTGCCACTGAG GGCTTGAGCTTGGTCTTATGTTCATATAATGGTGAAGATATTGTAGTTTCTTTTGGAGGATACAATGGGCGATATAATAATGAG GTCAGCGTACTAAAACCAAGCCACAAGTCAACCTTTCAATCCAAAGTGATTGAGACTCCTGCAGATAGTGTTTCAGCAGTGCAGAATGCGACTAATGCCACAAGAGATATGGAATCAGAGTATGGAATGGGCCAAGACGGCAAAATAACGGAAATTGTGATGGACAACGTTGAGTCCGAGCCAACG GTGAATAAAGTTGAAGAAACTAGTGAATGTCTTTTAGCAGCTCTCAAAGCTGAGAAGGAAGAAGTAGAGTCATCTCTCAGCAAAGAGAAGTTGCAGACTCTCCAGCTGAAGCAAGACTTGACAGATGCCGAGGCTCACAACAGTGACCTTTACAAG GAACTCCAATCTGTACGAGGTCAACTTGCTGCTGAACAGTCGAGTTGTTTCAAACTTGAG GTTGATGTTGCGGAGCTAAGACAAAAGCTACAAGGAATGGAAACATTACAAAAAGAACTTGAGCTCCTGAGACTACAAAAGGCTGCTTCTGAGCAAGCCTTGAGCGCAAAGCAAAGGCAGAGCTCTGGTGGAGTGTGGGGATGGCTTgctcctcctcctcctagtcaACGAGATGATGCATGA
- the LOC104247944 gene encoding acyl-CoA-binding domain-containing protein 4-like isoform X3 gives MAMARGSSGLAYPERFHAAAAAYAGFDGSPPDPNSSKFSNEVALLLFALYQQAIVGPCKIPKPRSWSPVEQSKWTSWNGLGNMASTEAMRLFVKILEEEDPGWYSRASNFVSEPVIDGDMNHNPKAESIIENGNTFPETKTIPIENGNLSDAWDKDAVSESFGAVSVYDQWVSPPVSTPRLKARYEHGAAVIDDKMYIFGGNYNGRYLSDLQALDLKSWTWSRVEVKAAGGEASPVPVAPLAGHTLVPWEGTKLISIGGHMRNPSESVQVMVFDLQMHTWSTLKTYGKTPVSRGGHSVTLVGTSLVIFGGQDANRSLLNDLHILNLETMAWDEVDTLGMPPSPRSDHAATIHAERYLLVFGGGSHTACFNDLHVLDLQTMEWSRPTQQGEIPSPRAGHAGVAVGENWFIVGGGNNKSGVSETVVLNMSTLAWSVVTTVQGHVPLATEGLSLVLCSYNGEDIVVSFGGYNGRYNNEVSVLKPSHKSTFQSKVIETPADSVSAVQNATNATRDMESEYGMGQDGKITEIVMDNVESEPTVHL, from the exons GCAATTGTAGGACCTTGTAAGATTCCTAAGCCTAGAAGTTGGAGTCCAGTAGAACAAAGCAAATGGACAAG CTGGAATGGACTTGGTAACATGGCTTCCACTGAGGCAATGCGTCTCTTCGTAAAAATATTAGAG GAAGAAGATCCAGGTTGGTATTCCAGGGCCTCAAATTTTGTTTCAGAGCCTGTAATTGACGGAGATATGAAT CATAATCCAAAAGCTGAGTCAATTATTGAAAACGGAAATACTTTTCCTGAGACAAAAACTATTCCTATTGAAAATGGCAACTTGTCAGATGCTTGGGATAAAGATGCTGTATCAGAAAGTTTTGGTGCAGTTAGTGTATATGATCAATGGGTTTCACCTCCAGTATCTACTCCACGACTGAAAGCTCGATATGAG CATGGAGCTGCTGTTATTGATGATAAGATGTATATATTCGGGGGCAACTACAATGGGCGTTACCTTAGCGATCTCCAG GCTTTGGACTTGAAGAGTTGGACATGGTCTAGAGTTGAAGTTAAAGCAGCTGGTGGTGAGGCTTCTCCCGTACCAGTAGCTCCTTTGGCTGGTCACACCCTG gtACCATGGGAAGGAACTAAGCTCATATCAATTGGTGGACATATGAGAAATCCTTCTGAAAGTGTGCAAG TGATGGTGTTTGATCTGCAAATGCATACTTGGTCGACCTTGAAGACATATGGAAAGACACCG GTTTCCCGTGGAGGACATTCAGTAACCCTTGTAGGAACaagcttagtaatatttggtggACAAGATGCAAATCGATCTCTCCTGAATGATCTACACATTCTAAACTTAGAAACCATGGCCTGGGATGAAGTGGACACGCT GGGAATGCCTCCTTCTCCAAGGTCAGATCATGCTGCCACTATACATGCAGAGCGCTACCTTCTAGTTTTTGGTGGGGGCTCACACACTGCTTGCTTCAATGATCTGCATGTTCTTGACCTGCAAACT ATGGAGTGGTCAAGGCCTACTCAACAGGGTGAAATACCAAGTCCACGTGCCGGCCATGCTGGTGTAGCTGTTGGAGAGAATTGGTTTATTGTTGGGGGAGGCAACAACAAGAGCG GGGTCTCTGAAACTGTTGTGCTCAACATGTCTACTTTGGCTTGGTCAGTTGTAACAACTGTTCAAGGACATGTTCCTCTTGCCACTGAG GGCTTGAGCTTGGTCTTATGTTCATATAATGGTGAAGATATTGTAGTTTCTTTTGGAGGATACAATGGGCGATATAATAATGAG GTCAGCGTACTAAAACCAAGCCACAAGTCAACCTTTCAATCCAAAGTGATTGAGACTCCTGCAGATAGTGTTTCAGCAGTGCAGAATGCGACTAATGCCACAAGAGATATGGAATCAGAGTATGGAATGGGCCAAGACGGCAAAATAACGGAAATTGTGATGGACAACGTTGAGTCCGAGCCAACG gtACATCTATAA